The sequence below is a genomic window from Lentimicrobium saccharophilum.
AGCCCTTATACTTAAGCTGATGCACCAGGTGCTGTACTTTACTCCCTTTGGTAAAATAATAGCAGGAAGCTGCTGAAGTAAAATTGATCTTTCCCCAGAATTGTCTGGCCACAGGATTGTCATCCATCAGGTGAAAATTCGTTTTTGGCAGATGATAAAGACAGGAAAAGCAAAGGATGTTTTCCTTTTTGTAAAGTATATTTCCGCATGACATGCAAACCCGGGGATAAATGAGGGAGATAAGGTCTTCGGCAAAACCGGTTATAATTTTCATCTGTATAATGTATTATCTATAGCGAATCCAAACCCGGTAAAATTTATAAACGGCATGCAAGGGCAAGGCCCGGTATTCAATGATATTGGTGCAAATCTTCAGTTTTTCAGGACTACCTTTTTCTAATTATGCAGATGGGCCCTGGTTGAGATAAATGTTAGAATAATTTTCAGTTATTGGTGATGAATGATTATCTGACTTCCGGTATTGTCAATGGGTTACAATTCCTGAGAAACGTACGGAATGTAATTTCTCCGTGGCAGCAATCAATTGACTGGTGGCACATATATAACAGAAGGTTAAAAATAATGAAATTATGGCAAAACCGGATGCCTGCGCATAAAAATATTTCAAAAAAAAGGCTTCCGGTCCGGAAGCCTTTTGAACTATTTCTGTTTCAGATCAGAAGAACATCAAACGATTGTCTTCTATCTCTGCCTTGCGTTTCAAAGCTTCAGTGGCTTCACGCTGGGCGCGGGTACGGAAAGCGTTCTGCAGCATGCGTTTTTCCGTGGTAAAATCGTCTTTGGGAGGAGCGGCGACAAGTTCGTCGTTCACGACAATAAATACGGCCTGGTTTCCTTTTACCGGTTTCGACATCTGACCTGCATCCAGGGTGAAGAGTACGCCGATTACTTCATCTTCCTTTCCATAACCGGGAAGGTTTGAGGCGGCAAAGGCAATTTCATTGGTATCGGCTTTCATCCCGAGCGCGCGGTAGCCTTTGTCAAGGTCGGCAAGGGTCTTGATCTCTTTGTTGATCTCAGCGATCAAAGTCTCCGCTTTCTTATCCCGTTTTACAAGGGGTTCTATAAATTCCCTGAGCTGCTCAAGAGTCGGTACGCCCTTTTCACGGATTTCTTTCAGGTTGGCAACGAGGTATCTGTCGTCAAGGTCAAAAACGGGGGAGATGTCACCAATTTCCCTTTTGCTGTCGAATGACCACCTGACCACTTCACGGGCCTGCTGAATGCCGGGGATGGAGTTCTGATCCTTGCTGATGCGCTCGGCCAGGCGTTTGGTGTAGCCTTTTTCCTCAAGCAGTTTGTTGAACCCTTCGGCATCCTTTGATTCGATGGCAAACTGACTGGCCTGGGTATATACATCCTGCATGGTCTTTGAGCTGGGTTCAATGGCCAGTTTTACCATGGCAACACGCACTTTTTTCACCGGAGCCGTCTTGCCGGTAATTTTAATCACATGATAGCCAAACTGTGTCTCAACTACGGTGATGTCACCGGTTTTTCCGTTCAGCACGGCATTGTTGAATGCAGGAACCATGGCGCCATCAGCAAACCAGTTCAGGTCACCTTTTGTCTTAGCGGCGGTCTGGTCGTCATTCATGGTTTCTGCCAGTTCATCAAATTTGGCGGCACTTGCCTTTACCACATTCAGGATGCTGTCGGCTTTGGCTTTAGCCTGTTCTTTTGTTAAGGTAGTTGCCGGATTAACGTTGGTTCCTTTGTAAGTAACCAGGATATGGCTGGCCTTCAAAGAGTCGGGGCGCGACTGTACATCTACCAGTCTTGCCATGTTATAGACATTGTTTTCGATATACGGGCCGAATGTTGTGCCAACAGGTGAATTAAACATCAGGGAGTCAAGCTGATAGGGCAAGGATCCCTTTTTCATCCAGGTACTGTCGTAACGCTCATCGGAAGTCGCGTTCACAAACGAAACCACATTTTCGGTGGTGGTTAATTCATCGTAAAGTTTTCTGGCCTGCTCGGTGACCTTGTCGCGGTCTTCCTGTGAAGGCAGGATCTCAAAGGCTACATATTCAATATCCCTTGATGCTTCCTGCTGGTATTTGTGTTTATTTTCCTTGTAAAATTTCTCAAAATCTGCGTCTGTAACTGTTACCACGCTGTCGGCAATACTGGTGTAAGAAGCGCCGTAGTAGCGGGCCCTGGCTTTGGTGTTGCGTGCATCATAGTCGCGTTTGGCAAAAGCGGCGGGTACATAGAAACCTCTTGCAATCAGGTTGCGGTATTTGGTATTCAGCCGGTCTTCCTTGATGGCTTTTTCGATGGTAAGATAGCGCTGTTTCATCTGCGGATCAACGTTATCGAGGTTCTGAAGGAAACTGATGACGTTGGCAGGATCGAAAGCGCCGGTTTCGGGGTCGCGGAAACTCTGCTGAATGTAAGTATGCGGATTTTTTCCCCTGATCTGATCGTCAAGTTCCTGGGTGGATACAGTCAGGCCAAGCTGATCAACTTCTTCAAGCAACAGGGCTTCGTTAATTACCTGTTCCCAGGTGGATTGCCTGATCTGGAACTGCTCGTCGGGAGTCAGGTTTTCATTGCCTGTATTCAGTTTCCTGGCTTCAATGTTTTCATCCACACGCTGGTTAAAATCAGTAGCCAGTATCTGTTCTCCGTTTATTTTGCCAATGGTGTTGATGCCACGCCTGGGGCTGCGGTTCGACAAAAGGTCACCCAGTACAAAAGCAGCCAGCGCCACACCGATGATGATAACGAGTAATCCTGAACGTTTACGAATATCTCCGATTAAAGCCATTTTTTAAGTTTTTTATAAGAGGGTGCAAATTTACAATAAAAGTTTAAGGATAAAAATTATTTTGTCCATTGGCTAAAATTATGTAAATAAACAGTATAGCCTTATCCGGGCTGGTAAAATCAAAAAGGGCTTCAGTATGTATCAGGCGGGGTTAACTTTGAGCAAAACCTCTTCGATGCGGGTTTCGGAGGCACGCATAATGGTAAAGAGGAAATTGCCGGCACGAATCTCCTCGTTTTCGGCCGGAATGCTTTCGTGGTACGAAATGATAAATCCGGCAAGTGTTTCATAATCATCCGATTCCGGAAGGCCCAGGCGGTATTTCTGGTTCAGGTAATCAATTTCATGACGGCCCGAGAAGAGGTAGGTATTCTCGTCGATCTGTCTTTCGGCCAGCTCCTCAACATCATATTCATCGTCAATTTCACCGAAAATCTCCTCGATAATATCTTCAATGGTCAGCATGCCTGCAGTACCGCCGAATTCATCCACCACAAGCGCCACACTCCTGCGCTCGCCCATAAACTTATTCAACAGGGTGCTTGCAGGCATGGTTTCCGGAACAATCATCACAGGTTTTGTGATTTCCCTTATGGATGCCGGTTTTCTGAAAAGATCATAAGAGTGGGTGTAGCCGATGATATTATCGATGCTATCCTGGTAGATAAGCACTTTGGAGTGCCCCGACTCAATAAACAATTCATTCAGTTTGTCAATGGATTCATTCTGGTTCAGCGCGATGATCTCATTACGGGGGACCATGCATTCACGCAGTTTGATATTTCCCAGATCCCTCGCATTCTGAAACATCTGTATTTCCTGATAATCGTCGCTCTCCTCAGGCTTGCTGGCGGTGGATTCGCTCAGAAAGTGGTCGAGGTCAACCACTCCGAATGCATAGTCAGGCTGGGTGATATTCACCTTGAAGAGATATTTGAGTATCAGTTCTGAAAGCCCGATGAAAAAGAAGATGACCGGATAAAAGAGAATATAGAACAGGTAAATGGGGATGGCAAAAAAACTCAGTATGCTGTTCGGATTGATCCTGAAAAGAACTTTTGGCAGGAACTCTGCAAACAGTAAAATAATCAGGGTCGATACAAGCGTCTGTGCGATCAGCAGCACTGCATCTGCCCCGGCTACTGAGGGGAGGAGCTGCCTTATCGGTTGTTCAAGGATACGGGCAATATAGATACCATAAATTACAAGGGCAATGTTGTTCCCGAGGAGCAGTGCACCGATAAAACGTGAAGGTTTTTTAACGAATTTGGAGAGTATCCTGGCCGGAAGAAAATCCTTGTTTTTGTCAACCTCTATCTTCAGCTTGTTTGCTGTAACAAAAGCTATCTCCATACCGGAGAAAAATGCCGAGAAAAGAATTGTAATTACAACAGGAATGAGTAATTCCATCTGGATTATAAAACAGTTTTATGCAAAGTTAGTAATTATTGGAAGTATTTCCTCATCAGTCTATTGGTCTTCATTGATATACATCTCTCCCCTGGGCTTTTTGATTGTCCAGCTGTAGAATTTTTCATCTGCTTCCATGCCCTCACCATAAAGGATTTTATCAGGGGTGGTAATGGAAACCATCTTATCCGAGTTCACCCTTTTCGTCTGCTGGTTCCAGATAAGATGTTCCGTATTCAGTTTTTCATTTTTAAGGTAATTGGTCACCACCACATTGCGCCGGGCTTCCATTGTTTTGGCCATTTCGTTGTTAATGCCGTAATCGGCGGTGATTTCCGTCCTGACCTTTTCCGGATTCAGCGAATCGTAAAAAATTACCCTGAATCCTTCCGGAAACCTGATCACGGCGCCTTCGGGGGACTCGTAGCGACGGAGCACGGGGGCGGTGAGGGTATATTTGATCCTGCCTTGTTCGCTTTCCGAGATGCTTACTTCTTTTGCGTACATTGTTGCGCTGGTGTCAGGCTGATTGAGCCGGGCGATTTCACCCGGGTCGTTTTTACAGCCAAAAAGCGCTGCCACCAGGATGAAGGTGGCAACGCTTCCGGGCGTAATTTTAATAAGGGTTTTACCTGAAAAGGATTTCACAAATCAAGACTTATTTGGCTGCCCTGATGGTAGTGGATTCGTTAATCCAGCATCCGACTGTATAGGAACCACCTTCGTTCAGGTCGCGGAAGAACAGGTCGCTGGCCGGCGGGAAGTGTCTTGAGTACTGGCCGATCTTATTGTTTGCTTCTGCTTCGACCGAAGGATCAACGCTGCGGGCTTTCACATATTTATCCACTGCAGCCCAGAATACGGTTTTTCCACCCATGTCATCCTCTGTACACATTGAGGAACTGGCAGCATAGAGATCGCCGATAAGGATGTAGGCTTTGCCGTAGTTGGGATCAAGCTGCAGTATTTTCTGCGCGTTGGCACGGGCCTGTGAATAATTGCGCTGGTTGAAATTGATGTTGGCCAGCAGGTTCAGCGCCTTGATCTTGTCGGTATTGTCTTCGAAAAGATTGGCGGCCTCCTGCATATATTCAGCGGCTTTGGAGATGTTGTTCTTCTCCAGGTTCAGGCTGCCCATCAGGTAAGCCGACTGGGCGCTGGGCTGCAGTTTATGCAGCTTTTCTGTGGCCTTGAAGAATAATTCCGAATCGGTGCACTTTTTGCGTTCAAGCACATTGGTGATCTTGCTCAGCAATTCAATATCATCCGGTTTCTCGGTGAATTTTTTATCATAAATACTGATCAGATCCGGGCAGGTTGCAAACGGTTCGAAGGTTGATTCGACGTTGGCCTTAATGTTTTCCCAGTTGGCCAGTTTTTTGGGATTGTCCTGATTCAGTTTGAGGTTATGATCAATGATCTCACTGATCTGATCGTAGCCGTCAACAATGGCTGATTTATCCATTTTCTGAAGGTCAACCATGGAGATGATGGCCCTGAAGTAATAGACCAGCACAGCGCCTTCCGACTTCTTCCCTGCCAGTTCTACCGACTTCTTCAGCACAGGATAAATCTGTTCTGTTTTATCTGTACGGTAAGTGAAAAGATCGATGCCTTTACGGCCGAGCACATAGCCTTCGCGGTTGAAATACCGTATACGCTGGTCATAAACCATCATCAGGGTATCGATCAGTTTTTCGCGCAAAGCAGGATCTTTGCATTCATCAACCTTAGTGCTGATGATTTTGGCACCATCGATGTAAGTATTCTGGC
It includes:
- a CDS encoding tetratricopeptide repeat protein, with the translated sequence MKKGVKALIFLLMISLGFTGVSRAQTDDDSEEKATAAGPKYGADSATCVMHLSLYREFYKQKNYKDALPHWRWVFFNCPIASQNTYIDGAKIISTKVDECKDPALREKLIDTLMMVYDQRIRYFNREGYVLGRKGIDLFTYRTDKTEQIYPVLKKSVELAGKKSEGAVLVYYFRAIISMVDLQKMDKSAIVDGYDQISEIIDHNLKLNQDNPKKLANWENIKANVESTFEPFATCPDLISIYDKKFTEKPDDIELLSKITNVLERKKCTDSELFFKATEKLHKLQPSAQSAYLMGSLNLEKNNISKAAEYMQEAANLFEDNTDKIKALNLLANINFNQRNYSQARANAQKILQLDPNYGKAYILIGDLYAASSSMCTEDDMGGKTVFWAAVDKYVKARSVDPSVEAEANNKIGQYSRHFPPASDLFFRDLNEGGSYTVGCWINESTTIRAAK
- a CDS encoding hemolysin family protein; this encodes MELLIPVVITILFSAFFSGMEIAFVTANKLKIEVDKNKDFLPARILSKFVKKPSRFIGALLLGNNIALVIYGIYIARILEQPIRQLLPSVAGADAVLLIAQTLVSTLIILLFAEFLPKVLFRINPNSILSFFAIPIYLFYILFYPVIFFFIGLSELILKYLFKVNITQPDYAFGVVDLDHFLSESTASKPEESDDYQEIQMFQNARDLGNIKLRECMVPRNEIIALNQNESIDKLNELFIESGHSKVLIYQDSIDNIIGYTHSYDLFRKPASIREITKPVMIVPETMPASTLLNKFMGERRSVALVVDEFGGTAGMLTIEDIIEEIFGEIDDEYDVEELAERQIDENTYLFSGRHEIDYLNQKYRLGLPESDDYETLAGFIISYHESIPAENEEIRAGNFLFTIMRASETRIEEVLLKVNPA
- the lptC gene encoding LPS export ABC transporter periplasmic protein LptC, with the protein product MKSFSGKTLIKITPGSVATFILVAALFGCKNDPGEIARLNQPDTSATMYAKEVSISESEQGRIKYTLTAPVLRRYESPEGAVIRFPEGFRVIFYDSLNPEKVRTEITADYGINNEMAKTMEARRNVVVTNYLKNEKLNTEHLIWNQQTKRVNSDKMVSITTPDKILYGEGMEADEKFYSWTIKKPRGEMYINEDQ
- a CDS encoding peptidylprolyl isomerase produces the protein MALIGDIRKRSGLLVIIIGVALAAFVLGDLLSNRSPRRGINTIGKINGEQILATDFNQRVDENIEARKLNTGNENLTPDEQFQIRQSTWEQVINEALLLEEVDQLGLTVSTQELDDQIRGKNPHTYIQQSFRDPETGAFDPANVISFLQNLDNVDPQMKQRYLTIEKAIKEDRLNTKYRNLIARGFYVPAAFAKRDYDARNTKARARYYGASYTSIADSVVTVTDADFEKFYKENKHKYQQEASRDIEYVAFEILPSQEDRDKVTEQARKLYDELTTTENVVSFVNATSDERYDSTWMKKGSLPYQLDSLMFNSPVGTTFGPYIENNVYNMARLVDVQSRPDSLKASHILVTYKGTNVNPATTLTKEQAKAKADSILNVVKASAAKFDELAETMNDDQTAAKTKGDLNWFADGAMVPAFNNAVLNGKTGDITVVETQFGYHVIKITGKTAPVKKVRVAMVKLAIEPSSKTMQDVYTQASQFAIESKDAEGFNKLLEEKGYTKRLAERISKDQNSIPGIQQAREVVRWSFDSKREIGDISPVFDLDDRYLVANLKEIREKGVPTLEQLREFIEPLVKRDKKAETLIAEINKEIKTLADLDKGYRALGMKADTNEIAFAASNLPGYGKEDEVIGVLFTLDAGQMSKPVKGNQAVFIVVNDELVAAPPKDDFTTEKRMLQNAFRTRAQREATEALKRKAEIEDNRLMFF